The following coding sequences lie in one Arachis stenosperma cultivar V10309 chromosome 5, arast.V10309.gnm1.PFL2, whole genome shotgun sequence genomic window:
- the LOC130981041 gene encoding uncharacterized protein LOC130981041 encodes MTNKLTRSQKERSGSREKDQESSKKKEGEPQASRKGNQVMTEPPQEQRKEVKCYIPPLPYPQRLQRELKDQQFFKFLEVFKKLEINIPLTEALEQMPLYAKFLKELINKKRSWNEKETAILTQKCSAMIQKGLPSKLKDLGSFIISCTIGNMTLEKALCDLGASINLMPLSLMKKLAIEEVKPTRMSL; translated from the coding sequence ATGACAAACAAGCTAACAAGAAGCCAAAAAGAAAGAAGTGGCAGCAGAGAAAAGGATCAAGAGAGTTccaagaagaaagagggtgagCCACAGGCTTCAAGGAAGGGAAATCAAGTCATGACAGAGCCCCCACAAGAACAGAGAAAGGAGGTTAAATGTTACATCCCTCCTCTGCCATATCCTCAAAGATTGCAAAGAGAGCTCAAGGATCAACAATTTTTCAAGTTTCTGGAGGTTTTTAAAAAGCTGGAAATCAATATCCCCCTTACTGAAgcattagagcaaatgcctctatatgcaAAATTCCTCAAAGAACTCATTAataagaagagaagttggaatgaAAAGGAGACAGCGATCTTGACACAAAAATGTAGTGCAATGATTCAAAAGGGTCTCCCATCAAAGCTCAAGGACCTAGGGAGCTTCATCATATCATGCACCATAGGCAACATGACACTAGAAAAGGCTCTCTGTGACTTAGGTGCCAGCATCAACTTGATGCCTCTCTCACTAATGAAAAAGCTTGCAATAGAGGAAGTCAAACCAACAAGAATGTCACTTTAA